Within the Bernardetia sp. genome, the region GTGGGAGCAAAATAAAAGACAATCAAATCAGCTTTTTCTAGTGCGTCTAGTTCCCACGTTACTTGTTCTTTGAAATAGGTGTTTTCAATGGTTTGTTCCCAAGAGCTATCCCAGTCTTTTCGGCGTGGATTGAAAAAATGTAACATTGGATTTTCTTCAAAATTATCAATGATTTCTTGTTGCCAATCGATAGCATTTCCCATATCAATACTGCCTGCTAAGAAAATACTTTTATGGGTTGAGGGGATTTCTAATGAAGAAGGTGGATAGATAGTTGGCATTTGAGTAAAATTAAAGAATTGAAACTTTGAACTTGTTTAAGGATGGTTTTCTAGCGCAAGATTCCATCTTGTGCTTACCGTTTCGTCAGCATATACTGACGAAGAAGTGAGTCCAAGCAGAATGCATTAAACAACTTCTTTATAAAGTTACAAAAAAACAAACCTCAAGAAAATAAATTCTCTTGAGGTTTACTATAAAGATTGTTTAGTTTAGAATAAATGCTTCTGTTTCAATGTGCTAAACTTTTCGCCATTGTCGGTATCTCACCGATAATCATTTACACTGAATGCTTTTATTTCATTGCTAATTCATTTTTTTTCAAGACACTAAATTCCTTAGAACGTTTTTGCATCCATTCTTCTAGGTTTTTATCACGCTTTGCTAAAATATCCTTCTGTGCTTGGTCATAACCATAAACATCTTTTGAAAAATGAACTTTTCCATTATCATCTACCCACGTTGTCCAATAGACAATATGAACAACCCATTGCCTGTCTAGGTAAACATTAGTTGTCGTTCCACCATACATCGTTTCATGTATTTTTTCTGGAGTCCATGTTTCTGGTTTTTCTTTTAAAATATAATTGGCTAATGCTTCTGGTTCGTGCAAACGAATACAACCGTGGCTCAAGGCTCTATCTGCTTTGTCAAACTGGGTAGAAGGTGTATCGTGCATATAAACGTTGTTTGCATTTGGAAAAATAAACTTTACTCTACCAAGTGCATTTCCTGCTCCCGAATTTTGTACGATAGAATAATTACCCATATTGCTTACATTACTCCAATTTACAGAACTTGGACTAATTTCTCTTACTCCACTACTGGTGCGCTGATAAATACTAAAATTATTCCTTGAAAAATAGCTACCTCCACGACGTAATTTAGGCAACATCTCATTGGTGGCAATGCTGACAGGAACATGCCATTTCGGACTCATCACGACATATTTCATTGTATCTA harbors:
- a CDS encoding nucleoside 2-deoxyribosyltransferase domain-containing protein, which encodes MPTIYPPSSLEIPSTHKSIFLAGSIDMGNAIDWQQEIIDNFEENPMLHFFNPRRKDWDSSWEQTIENTYFKEQVTWELDALEKADLIVFYFAPTSKAPISLLELGLFARKENIVVCCPKGYWRKGNVDIVCERFGIKQIETLKHLIEEIEKITH